The genomic segment TGATCACGCCTTCTTCGCGCAAACGGGTCAGCACTTTGAATGCACCGGTTCGGGCCTGGTTGAAGTATTCCAGCCACTGATCGCCATAGAAGTCCTGGGCGATATCGTGCACCCAGACGATGTCCAGGCGGTCGGTTTGCAGACGCTTGAGGCTGTCTTCGATAGAGCGCATCGTTGCATCGGCGCTGTAGTCGTTGACGATCTTGTTCGCCCGGCCATGCTCGAATACCCCGCTCTTCTCGCCCAGGTCACGGGCAGCGGCGTCTTCGACTTCATCGAGAATCACCCGACCGACCTTGGTGCTCAGCACATAGTCGTCGCGGTTGTACTGAGCCAGTGCGGCACCCAGGCGAATTTCCGACAGGCCCGAACCGTAGAACGGCGCAGTGTCGAAGTAACGCACGCCGGCCTCCCAGGCGGCGTGCACAGTGGCTTCGGCTTCGGCTTCGGGGATGGCGCGGAACATGTTGCCCAATGGCGCGGTGCCGAAACCCAGCTGACCTGGCAGTTTGTCTTTCAAGCTCATGGTGGTTTCCTCTGAGTGATTGAGGTCTGTTGACCGTTGAGACGATGCTAGATTGCAAGAGTCGGACCGTCCAAGACATAATATGCAGCACTTGAGTCCCTACAGGTCTGACATGATCGACATCCGCCAATTGCGTTACTTCGTCGCCGTCGCCGAAGAAGAACACGTCGGTCGCGCCGCCGAACGCCTGCACATCTCCCAGTCGCCGTTGAGCCGGCAGATCGCCCAGCTCGAAGAACGCCTGGGCCTGACCCTGTTCGAACGCAGCCAGCAACGTATTCGCCTGACTCGCGACGGTCAGACGTTCCTCGCCGAAACCCGCGCCCTGCTGACCCACGCCAATCGCCTGGAATCGCTGGGCAAGCGCCTCGGTCGCGGCGAAGAAGGCGGGCTGTGCATCGGCTACATCGAAAACGCCATGCACGCGGGTGTCCTGCCCAACGCCTTGCGGGTGCTGCGGGTGGACCGACCGAACGTGCACGTCGCGCTGTACAACCTGAGTTCCGCCGAACAGCTCGAAGGCTTGCGTCAGCGTAGTCTCGATATCGCCCTGGTCAGCGAACCACCCGCCCTTGATGATCCGGACCTGCTGGGTTTTCAGGTGCTGGACGACCCCATGTTGCTGGCCTTGCCCGAGCATCATCCATTGGCTCATCAAACAGAACTGACCCCGGCGGACCTGGCCAGCCAGCAATGGATCGGGGTGCAACCGCGTCAGGACGCCGCCAGCCGCGACGACTTCGTCAGCGCCTGCATCCGCGCAGGTTTCACCCCGGACATCCGCATGGAAGCCACCGAACCGTTCACCGCGCTGGGGCTGGTGGCATCGGGGCTGGGGATTGCGATGATTCAAAAAGGCTTGAGCCGTAATGCACCGCCGGGGGTGGTACTGCGCGAAGTACCGTGGATTTGCTTTACCACGCCATTGTGGGCGGCGTGGCACCGGATCAACTTGCGGCCGCTGGTGGAGACGTTCCGAAAAGTGCTGACAGAACCGAATCAATAAATGTGGGAGCAGACTCACTCCCACACATGGGGACTTTCATACACTCGATATATATCGGTGAGAGTTCATGTAATGATATCTAACTGTCATTTCCCTGAACCACTTCCCGACTCACTTAGCGGATCCGGTTCTTTCTGCCCGAAACAGCAATCAACCGGACATTTGAGGTTGACTTCACATACCTGCCTGAGTACATTGCCCGGGCCGGTTACACAGGCCTTTTTTCAACTCACAAAAGAAGCCAATGGACACAGTATCTAGACGCTGTCGGATTGCTGCTCAAACGCAGAATCTGGCACACAACCCAGAACAACACGGGACTCGACTTTTCGGTCGGGTAAGCTGCGCTAGAGCTTGATGCTCCAC from the Pseudomonas sp. N3-W genome contains:
- a CDS encoding LysR substrate-binding domain-containing protein; this translates as MIDIRQLRYFVAVAEEEHVGRAAERLHISQSPLSRQIAQLEERLGLTLFERSQQRIRLTRDGQTFLAETRALLTHANRLESLGKRLGRGEEGGLCIGYIENAMHAGVLPNALRVLRVDRPNVHVALYNLSSAEQLEGLRQRSLDIALVSEPPALDDPDLLGFQVLDDPMLLALPEHHPLAHQTELTPADLASQQWIGVQPRQDAASRDDFVSACIRAGFTPDIRMEATEPFTALGLVASGLGIAMIQKGLSRNAPPGVVLREVPWICFTTPLWAAWHRINLRPLVETFRKVLTEPNQ
- a CDS encoding aldo/keto reductase; translation: MSLKDKLPGQLGFGTAPLGNMFRAIPEAEAEATVHAAWEAGVRYFDTAPFYGSGLSEIRLGAALAQYNRDDYVLSTKVGRVILDEVEDAAARDLGEKSGVFEHGRANKIVNDYSADATMRSIEDSLKRLQTDRLDIVWVHDIAQDFYGDQWLEYFNQARTGAFKVLTRLREEGVIKGWGLGVNKVEPCELTLDLSEAQPDGFLLAGRYTLLDHDRALQRLMDAALAQNVEIVVGGPYSSGILAGGAHFEYQKASPAIISKVEQIKRIAATYGVAIKAAALQFSLANPAVAAVIPGSSRPERIAEDVAALSAVIPAAFWQAMREAKLICERAPLPVIGA